A region of Streptomyces deccanensis DNA encodes the following proteins:
- a CDS encoding NADP-dependent oxidoreductase: MKAVRFHEYGDPSVLCYEDVEQPVPGAGQVRIRVAATSFNSVDGNIRGGFMQGPIPVQLPHTPGIDVAGTIDAVGEGVEGLAVGDDVIGFLPMDGTGAAAQYVLAPVDALTPAPKSVPLADAAALPIVGLTAYQALFDHAKLTAGQRVLINGAGGAVGGYAVQLAKNAGAHVIATASPHSSAAVTSAGADEVIDHTTTAVTAAVTEPVDIALNLAPVTPDELASLVTLVRPGGVLVNTTVWMPAPSDEERDVRGIDLFVRSDADQLAQLVALTDRGELRVDVAERVPLAELPALHARAADGAVHGKVIVVPSAD, translated from the coding sequence ATGAAGGCAGTGCGTTTCCACGAATACGGCGACCCGAGCGTCCTGTGCTACGAAGACGTGGAGCAGCCCGTCCCCGGGGCCGGGCAGGTCCGCATCCGCGTCGCCGCGACGTCGTTCAACTCCGTCGACGGCAACATCCGCGGCGGCTTCATGCAAGGCCCCATACCGGTGCAGCTGCCCCATACACCCGGCATCGACGTCGCCGGCACCATCGACGCGGTCGGCGAGGGCGTCGAAGGGCTCGCCGTCGGCGACGACGTCATCGGCTTCCTGCCGATGGACGGCACCGGAGCCGCCGCGCAGTACGTTCTCGCGCCGGTCGACGCCCTGACCCCGGCGCCCAAGAGCGTCCCCTTGGCCGACGCCGCCGCGCTGCCAATCGTGGGCCTGACCGCGTACCAGGCGCTGTTCGACCACGCCAAGCTGACTGCCGGGCAACGCGTGCTGATCAACGGAGCCGGCGGTGCGGTCGGCGGCTACGCCGTGCAGCTCGCCAAGAACGCGGGCGCCCACGTCATCGCCACAGCCAGCCCGCACAGCAGCGCGGCGGTCACATCGGCCGGCGCCGACGAAGTCATCGACCACACCACCACCGCAGTGACCGCCGCGGTGACCGAACCGGTCGACATCGCACTCAACCTCGCACCGGTCACCCCGGACGAACTGGCCTCGCTGGTCACCCTGGTCCGTCCCGGCGGGGTCCTCGTGAACACCACGGTATGGATGCCCGCCCCCAGCGACGAGGAGCGGGACGTGCGGGGCATCGACCTGTTCGTCCGCAGCGACGCCGACCAGCTGGCCCAACTCGTGGCGCTGACCGACCGCGGCGAGCTGCGCGTCGACGTCGCCGAGCGGGTGCCGCTGGCGGAACTCCCGGCGCTCCACGCCCGGGCCGCCGACGGCGCGGTGCACGGCAAGGTCATCGTGGTCCCGTCCGCCGACTGA
- a CDS encoding response regulator, giving the protein MIRVLIADDEPMIRAGVRAVLASDPDMEIIAEAGDGHEAVELVRRHRPAVAVLDIRMPGLNGIDAAAEIRSAAPSTGVVMLTTFGEDDYILRALGGGATGFLIKSGEPEELITGVRAVADGAAYLSPKVAARVVAHLTATGAGTLAGRRSAARARVDSLTAREREVLAFLGSGLSNGQIARRLHVVEGTVKAHVSSILARLGVDNRAAAAVVAHEAGIVPAPSQT; this is encoded by the coding sequence ATGATCCGGGTGCTGATCGCCGACGACGAGCCGATGATCCGGGCGGGGGTACGCGCCGTTCTTGCCTCGGATCCGGACATGGAGATCATCGCCGAGGCCGGCGACGGACACGAGGCCGTGGAACTGGTTCGGCGTCACCGCCCTGCGGTAGCCGTGCTCGACATCCGTATGCCGGGGCTGAACGGCATCGACGCAGCGGCGGAGATCCGCAGCGCCGCGCCCAGCACCGGCGTCGTCATGCTGACGACGTTCGGTGAGGACGACTACATCCTGCGAGCCCTCGGTGGTGGCGCGACCGGCTTCCTGATCAAATCGGGCGAGCCCGAGGAACTGATCACCGGGGTACGGGCGGTGGCCGACGGCGCCGCCTATCTGTCACCGAAGGTCGCGGCCCGGGTCGTCGCGCACCTCACCGCGACGGGCGCGGGCACCCTGGCTGGCCGTCGCTCCGCCGCCCGCGCCCGAGTCGACTCCCTGACCGCCCGGGAACGGGAGGTACTGGCCTTCCTCGGCAGTGGGCTGTCCAACGGGCAGATCGCCCGGCGTTTGCATGTGGTGGAGGGGACCGTGAAAGCCCATGTGAGTTCCATCCTGGCGAGGCTGGGCGTGGACAACCGCGCTGCTGCCGCGGTCGTTGCCCACGAGGCCGGGATCGTTCCTGCGCCATCCCAGACGTAA
- a CDS encoding alpha/beta hydrolase — protein sequence MALSLDPEIAQALAPMADAMADATPPAVGDIAARRALWEPIIGAAGTAQPMPADVKTSEHHTTAGDGTRITMRWYTKDGVEPGPAVLFFHGGGYIFGHIDLFDGPVARYVSASGVPMLSVQYRRAPEHPFPTPLEDAYSALRWLHEHAAELGVDPDRIGVMGDSAGGGMAAGLTILARERGGPKIARQILIMPMLDDRTTTPDPHIAPYALWSYDDSRTAWPALLGEAAGGPDVPATAAPARLEDATGLPSAYIEVGQLDVFRDEDTAYATKLSRAGVPVEFHLHPGAPHEFDSIAFTSDVARRAITDRIRVLKSI from the coding sequence ATGGCACTCAGTCTGGATCCCGAAATCGCCCAGGCGCTGGCCCCGATGGCCGACGCGATGGCGGACGCCACACCACCGGCAGTGGGGGACATCGCGGCGCGGCGCGCCCTGTGGGAGCCGATCATCGGAGCCGCGGGAACGGCCCAGCCGATGCCGGCCGACGTGAAGACCAGCGAGCACCACACGACTGCAGGCGACGGCACGCGGATCACCATGCGTTGGTACACCAAGGACGGCGTGGAGCCGGGCCCCGCCGTGCTGTTCTTCCACGGCGGCGGATACATCTTCGGCCACATCGACCTGTTCGACGGCCCGGTAGCCCGCTACGTCTCCGCCAGCGGCGTGCCGATGCTGTCGGTCCAGTACCGGCGCGCCCCCGAGCACCCCTTCCCGACCCCGCTCGAGGACGCCTACAGCGCACTGCGCTGGCTGCACGAACACGCCGCCGAACTGGGCGTCGACCCTGACCGGATCGGCGTGATGGGCGACAGCGCCGGTGGCGGCATGGCCGCGGGACTGACAATCCTCGCCCGCGAACGTGGCGGCCCGAAGATCGCCCGCCAGATCCTCATCATGCCGATGCTCGACGACCGCACCACCACCCCCGATCCGCACATCGCGCCCTACGCGCTGTGGTCCTACGACGACAGCCGCACCGCCTGGCCGGCCCTGCTCGGCGAGGCCGCCGGTGGGCCCGACGTCCCGGCCACGGCGGCCCCGGCCCGGCTCGAGGACGCGACCGGCCTGCCGTCGGCCTACATCGAGGTCGGCCAGCTCGACGTCTTCCGCGACGAAGACACCGCCTACGCCACCAAACTCAGCCGCGCCGGCGTGCCGGTCGAATTCCACCTGCACCCCGGCGCCCCGCACGAGTTCGACTCCATCGCCTTCACCTCCGACGTCGCCCGCCGCGCCATCACCGACCGCATCCGAGTCCTCAAGTCCATCTGA
- a CDS encoding DNA-binding protein: MTPLSVVQALSARRHAPVHQLDAPEIAVLRVDAAQPAHDDDRDWIGFAATLSPDHLVKALRGWWRCDAASVAAGGVLPVTLSGYVVAVLTGLQRWEKNFAGKHAFPEARLAGYVTDLAAPTTVITSDLDGDRRLAELLLGTRLASHSGGAIAYVTTNTATTG; this comes from the coding sequence ATGACCCCCCTCAGCGTCGTGCAAGCTCTCAGCGCGCGCCGCCACGCTCCCGTGCACCAGCTCGACGCCCCAGAGATCGCTGTCCTGCGCGTTGACGCCGCCCAGCCCGCGCACGACGACGACCGGGACTGGATCGGCTTCGCCGCCACGCTCAGCCCCGACCACCTCGTGAAGGCGCTGCGCGGCTGGTGGCGGTGCGACGCGGCGAGTGTCGCGGCCGGGGGAGTGCTGCCGGTCACCCTGTCGGGCTACGTCGTGGCCGTGCTGACCGGCCTTCAACGGTGGGAGAAGAACTTCGCCGGCAAACACGCCTTTCCCGAAGCCCGCCTCGCGGGCTACGTGACCGATCTTGCCGCTCCGACGACAGTGATCACCTCCGATCTCGACGGCGACCGCAGGCTTGCCGAGTTGCTGCTGGGCACGCGGCTTGCCTCCCACTCGGGCGGGGCCATTGCCTACGTCACCACGAACACCGCTACTACTGGCTGA
- a CDS encoding transposase: MPAPRKYPLELRERAVRMYRTAEPKPVIRRMAEELGVHHEALRNWIRQAEADAGERDDLLTTEEKNELVQLRREVRDLRRANEVLRTASAFFAAQLDPTRPR; the protein is encoded by the coding sequence ATGCCTGCCCCGAGGAAGTACCCGCTGGAGTTGCGTGAGCGTGCGGTGCGGATGTATCGGACCGCCGAGCCGAAGCCGGTGATCCGCCGCATGGCTGAGGAGCTCGGCGTGCATCACGAAGCCCTGCGGAACTGGATCCGGCAGGCCGAGGCCGACGCCGGCGAGCGGGATGACCTGCTCACCACCGAAGAGAAGAACGAGCTCGTCCAGCTGCGGCGCGAGGTGCGGGACCTGCGCCGGGCGAACGAGGTCCTGCGGACGGCCTCGGCTTTTTTCGCCGCGCAGCTCGACCCGACCCGGCCCAGGTGA
- a CDS encoding NAD(P)-dependent alcohol dehydrogenase: MRSTTGWQADSATGTLRRAALERRDLRQDDIAVRVAYCGVCHTDLHALQVHKSDASGVLVPGHEFTGVVTEVGSAVSDFASGDPVAVGNIVDSCGTCPTCRTGQENFCREFPTLTYGGADRQDGSTTLGGFSREYVVSNRFAYHLPAGLDAAAAAPLLCAGVTVWEPLQALGVGPGSTVAVAGLGGLGHLAVKMGTALGATTSVISRTLDKADEAHALGAQGFVVSTDPRQMEAVRDHFDVVIDTIPAPHDLAPYLRAVAMDGTLSHLGHLGPLTVETMDLLIGRKKLSSAGSGGRPSTAAMLRFCAEHGITADIELLPSSQVNRALERLERNDVRYRFVLDMSDLD; encoded by the coding sequence ATGCGTTCCACGACCGGATGGCAGGCGGACAGCGCGACGGGGACCTTGCGCCGCGCGGCGCTGGAGCGCCGGGACCTCCGCCAGGACGACATCGCGGTACGCGTCGCGTACTGCGGCGTCTGCCACACAGACCTCCACGCGCTGCAGGTGCACAAGAGCGACGCGAGCGGCGTCCTCGTACCCGGGCATGAGTTCACAGGCGTGGTGACCGAGGTCGGCAGCGCGGTTTCCGACTTCGCCTCGGGCGACCCCGTGGCCGTCGGCAACATCGTCGACTCGTGCGGCACGTGCCCCACGTGCCGCACCGGCCAGGAAAACTTCTGCCGTGAGTTCCCGACACTGACCTACGGCGGAGCCGACCGGCAGGACGGGTCGACCACGCTGGGCGGGTTCTCCCGCGAGTACGTCGTGAGCAATCGGTTCGCCTACCACCTCCCTGCGGGCCTCGACGCGGCCGCCGCAGCCCCCCTGCTCTGCGCCGGTGTCACCGTCTGGGAACCGCTGCAGGCACTCGGAGTGGGCCCGGGCAGCACCGTCGCCGTGGCCGGACTGGGCGGCCTGGGGCACCTCGCGGTCAAGATGGGGACCGCGCTCGGCGCCACGACCTCCGTCATCAGCCGGACCCTGGACAAGGCCGACGAAGCGCACGCCCTAGGGGCGCAGGGATTCGTCGTCTCCACCGACCCCAGGCAGATGGAAGCGGTCCGCGACCACTTCGATGTGGTCATCGACACCATCCCCGCCCCCCACGACCTGGCTCCGTACCTGCGTGCAGTCGCCATGGACGGCACCCTCAGCCACCTCGGCCACCTCGGACCGCTCACCGTGGAAACCATGGACCTGCTCATCGGCCGCAAGAAGCTCAGCTCCGCCGGCAGCGGCGGCCGCCCGTCCACCGCCGCCATGCTGCGTTTCTGCGCTGAACACGGCATCACCGCCGACATCGAACTGCTGCCGTCGTCCCAGGTGAACAGGGCTCTCGAACGCCTGGAGCGCAACGACGTCCGCTACCGCTTCGTACTCGACATGTCCGACCTGGACTGA
- a CDS encoding cupin domain-containing protein, translating into MIPDDDLSRSLTMANPDDPGTTYISLVGNTYGMLITGEQTDGRYCLIDMRVPDGGGPPPHRHDFEEMFTILEGEIEFTFRGEKHTVRAGSTVNIPANAPHNFRNVSGAPARMLCMCTPAGQDEYFTRIGDVVAGKDAPPPQLSQDELAERRRRAAELASTYRSEFL; encoded by the coding sequence ATGATTCCCGACGACGACCTGTCCCGCTCGCTGACCATGGCGAACCCAGACGACCCCGGCACGACGTACATCTCACTGGTGGGCAACACCTACGGCATGCTGATCACCGGCGAGCAGACCGACGGCCGGTACTGCCTGATCGACATGCGTGTCCCCGACGGGGGCGGTCCGCCGCCGCACCGGCACGACTTCGAGGAGATGTTCACGATCCTCGAGGGCGAGATCGAGTTCACCTTCCGCGGCGAGAAGCACACCGTGCGGGCCGGGTCCACGGTCAACATCCCGGCCAACGCCCCGCACAACTTCCGCAACGTCTCGGGGGCGCCGGCCCGCATGCTGTGCATGTGCACCCCGGCCGGCCAGGACGAGTACTTCACGCGCATCGGCGATGTCGTCGCGGGCAAGGACGCGCCGCCACCGCAGCTGTCGCAGGACGAACTCGCGGAGCGCCGCCGCCGCGCAGCCGAGCTGGCCTCGACCTACCGCAGCGAGTTCCTGTGA
- a CDS encoding TetR/AcrR family transcriptional regulator, whose amino-acid sequence MPDQPSSSRGAATYQRIVDAATQEFAQYGIAGARIERIIAAAHTNKAQLYGYFGNKEQLFDAIFFASLERITNVVPIDAKDLADWAVRLYDEYLSRPDLIRLATWARLERRPTGHLVADNDRYDDNKLRVIAEAQAAGRIRQGDPFDVMAMVIAMSMAWSPVSNVYAASAQEPASVHDQRRTLLRDCVRRAVSPDRGH is encoded by the coding sequence ATGCCCGACCAGCCATCCAGCAGCCGCGGAGCCGCGACGTACCAGCGCATCGTCGACGCCGCCACCCAGGAATTCGCCCAGTACGGCATCGCCGGCGCGCGCATCGAACGGATCATCGCCGCCGCACACACCAACAAGGCGCAGCTCTATGGCTACTTCGGCAACAAGGAACAGCTCTTCGACGCGATCTTCTTCGCCTCACTGGAGCGGATCACCAATGTCGTCCCCATCGACGCCAAGGACCTCGCCGACTGGGCGGTGCGCCTCTATGACGAGTACCTCAGCCGCCCCGATCTGATCCGGCTCGCGACCTGGGCGCGCCTGGAGCGGCGCCCAACTGGGCATCTCGTCGCGGACAACGACCGCTACGACGACAACAAACTCCGCGTCATCGCAGAGGCCCAGGCCGCCGGTCGCATCAGACAGGGAGACCCCTTCGACGTCATGGCCATGGTCATCGCCATGTCCATGGCCTGGTCTCCGGTGAGCAACGTCTACGCCGCCTCCGCACAGGAGCCCGCGAGCGTGCACGACCAGCGGCGCACCCTGCTCCGGGACTGCGTACGCCGCGCCGTCTCCCCGGACCGGGGACACTGA
- a CDS encoding alcohol dehydrogenase catalytic domain-containing protein gives MPGRDGAGAVDELGDGVQGASIGDRVFGRAVLCS, from the coding sequence ATTCCCGGGCGCGACGGCGCCGGTGCGGTCGACGAGCTCGGCGACGGCGTGCAGGGGGCGAGCATCGGCGACCGGGTCTTCGGTCGCGCAGTGCTCTGCAGTTGA
- a CDS encoding sensor histidine kinase: MVINSGTPTGTAVSPRTLAPGSLLTAAAVAAAVLSMVNLWWTVPTAIAAFPAGRWPGRMAPTVLALVGLLAAGVVALSVVPAWLPLASRFVTVVVVATMLPWFAGRFWCQYQQLVRAGWERAEQLQREQELVAEQARLRERARIAQDMHDVLGHDLSLIALSAGALKLAPGLEAHHRRAAGDIRAKAASAVERLGEVIGVLREQTADTPTDPNGSSLTGLIEEASAAGLAVQLYTDGTADDLPPVAERAVHRVVQEALTNVAKHAPGATATVQVTHTATESRVVVENGPPSSAASLQPRPRSGGRGLIGLEERVRLAGGSFDHGPRDGGFAVAAWIPHAPASQPPRLLAPAASRTGGQLPREHCRARRRVSRALVAAIMVPLVTGAVLSGAVMGWEMLSASRSVLEPGDYSRLRVGQDRSEVERFLPDRQTNYRPLTAEPTGDGITCDYYAMTADRFDDRSGDAYRLCFRDGILMSLDALTP, from the coding sequence ATGGTGATCAATAGCGGGACTCCGACCGGGACGGCTGTTTCCCCGCGGACTCTTGCTCCAGGGAGCCTTCTGACAGCGGCCGCGGTGGCGGCCGCTGTCCTGAGCATGGTGAACCTGTGGTGGACTGTCCCGACTGCCATCGCCGCGTTCCCGGCCGGACGGTGGCCTGGACGGATGGCGCCCACTGTGCTCGCTCTGGTTGGGCTTCTCGCGGCTGGCGTCGTCGCATTGTCCGTCGTGCCTGCCTGGCTGCCGTTGGCCAGCCGGTTTGTCACAGTGGTGGTCGTCGCCACGATGTTGCCCTGGTTCGCGGGCCGGTTCTGGTGCCAGTATCAGCAGCTTGTCCGGGCCGGTTGGGAGCGTGCAGAACAACTGCAACGCGAACAGGAGCTGGTCGCTGAGCAGGCCCGACTGCGCGAGCGAGCGCGTATCGCGCAGGACATGCATGACGTACTGGGCCATGACCTCAGCCTGATCGCCTTATCGGCCGGTGCCCTGAAGCTCGCGCCGGGCCTTGAAGCGCACCATCGAAGGGCCGCAGGTGACATCAGGGCCAAGGCGGCAAGCGCAGTGGAGCGTCTCGGTGAGGTGATCGGTGTCCTGCGCGAACAGACCGCTGACACGCCGACGGACCCTAACGGCTCCAGTCTCACAGGCCTGATCGAAGAGGCCTCCGCGGCCGGCCTCGCGGTGCAGTTGTACACCGACGGCACGGCAGACGACCTGCCACCGGTAGCGGAGCGGGCGGTTCATCGCGTCGTACAGGAAGCGCTGACCAACGTTGCCAAGCACGCGCCCGGCGCGACGGCGACCGTCCAAGTGACGCATACGGCAACGGAATCAAGAGTCGTCGTAGAGAACGGTCCGCCATCATCCGCGGCCAGCCTGCAGCCCCGGCCTCGAAGTGGGGGGCGTGGCCTCATCGGTCTCGAAGAACGTGTGCGCTTGGCCGGCGGTTCGTTCGACCATGGTCCGCGTGACGGGGGCTTTGCAGTCGCCGCGTGGATCCCGCACGCACCTGCGTCACAGCCGCCACGGCTCCTCGCGCCCGCGGCCTCCCGGACCGGCGGCCAGTTGCCGCGCGAACACTGCCGTGCTCGGCGCCGCGTCAGCCGGGCCCTGGTCGCTGCGATCATGGTGCCCCTGGTGACCGGAGCGGTGCTGAGCGGAGCAGTCATGGGGTGGGAGATGCTGTCGGCGTCCCGGTCGGTCTTGGAACCTGGTGACTATTCCCGCCTGCGCGTGGGGCAAGATCGTTCTGAGGTGGAGCGTTTCCTGCCGGACCGGCAGACGAACTACCGACCGCTGACCGCCGAGCCGACAGGCGACGGCATAACGTGCGACTACTACGCGATGACGGCCGACCGGTTCGACGACCGGTCCGGCGACGCCTACCGGCTCTGCTTCCGAGACGGCATCCTGATGTCCCTGGACGCGCTCACCCCATGA
- a CDS encoding phosphotransferase, with product MPESSLPGGFVNAVVRVGDTVRRPASDRTKFVSDLLRLLESSGWSGAPRYLGMDDEGREVLSYLDGHVAWESRQPAAVSSDESLVTVARLVREFHDLTAGTPLAGDQEVVCHNDLSPKNTVYQLCGGELRPAAFIDWDLAAPGARIHDIAHVCWQYLDLGPAVTDVEEVARRMRLIVDGYELSDRQRLVSTILWWQDRCWRGIETQADSGDVAMARLRDAGAVRQVQAAFQWVSDHRDALELSTVSA from the coding sequence ATGCCTGAGTCGTCCTTGCCCGGAGGTTTCGTCAATGCGGTCGTTCGCGTCGGAGACACGGTGCGCCGTCCGGCCTCGGATCGCACGAAGTTCGTGAGTGATTTGCTGAGGCTGCTTGAATCCAGTGGCTGGAGTGGTGCACCGCGGTACCTCGGGATGGACGACGAGGGCCGTGAAGTCCTCAGCTACCTCGATGGCCATGTGGCATGGGAGTCGCGCCAACCCGCTGCCGTGTCGTCCGACGAGAGTCTGGTGACGGTTGCCCGGCTCGTGCGTGAGTTCCACGACCTGACGGCCGGCACCCCGCTTGCCGGAGACCAAGAGGTCGTGTGTCACAACGACCTGTCGCCCAAGAACACCGTCTATCAGCTATGCGGTGGCGAGCTTCGACCAGCGGCGTTCATCGACTGGGACCTTGCTGCTCCGGGCGCGCGTATCCACGATATCGCTCATGTCTGCTGGCAGTACCTCGATCTCGGCCCCGCGGTCACCGACGTCGAAGAGGTAGCCCGGCGCATGAGGCTGATCGTCGACGGCTACGAGTTGTCCGACCGGCAACGTCTCGTGTCCACGATCTTGTGGTGGCAGGACCGGTGCTGGCGGGGCATCGAAACCCAGGCGGATTCGGGTGACGTCGCCATGGCCCGGCTCCGTGATGCAGGGGCGGTGAGGCAAGTTCAGGCGGCCTTTCAGTGGGTTTCCGATCACCGGGACGCATTGGAGCTCAGTACGGTGAGCGCGTAG
- a CDS encoding IS3 family transposase, protein MTALLDEHPHLGVEPVLRELHIPSSTYYRWRQAEKDPCERIRQDTELTGQIRRIHQDSGGIYGSPRIHAVLKREGVHVGRKRVERLMRQAGLAGISPRRSKGFTRRDPDADLAPDLVQRDFTALAPNRLWVTDLTMIPTLEGPLWLSAIRDAFSRRVVAWETSARADADLVLTSLEYALASREVAPGELVHHADHGTQYTSIKLTTRLVRAGVQASMGSVGDSFDNALAENLWMLIKTECIRGRTFDTRAEANLALFEYIDGFYNPRRIQKRLGYLSPIEFEEKHYADQAAAEQVNLKPRQPALTC, encoded by the coding sequence GTGACCGCACTCCTAGACGAGCACCCGCACCTGGGGGTCGAGCCCGTACTGCGGGAACTGCACATCCCCTCCTCCACCTACTACCGCTGGCGCCAGGCTGAGAAGGACCCCTGCGAACGGATCCGCCAGGACACCGAGCTGACCGGGCAGATCCGACGGATCCACCAGGACTCCGGCGGGATCTACGGATCGCCCAGGATCCATGCCGTCCTGAAGCGCGAGGGCGTCCACGTCGGCCGCAAGCGGGTCGAGCGGCTCATGCGCCAGGCCGGCCTGGCCGGGATCAGCCCCCGCAGGAGCAAGGGCTTCACCCGCCGCGACCCAGACGCCGACCTCGCCCCTGACCTGGTGCAACGCGACTTCACCGCACTCGCGCCGAACCGGTTGTGGGTCACCGACCTGACCATGATTCCCACCCTGGAGGGGCCACTGTGGCTGTCGGCGATCCGCGACGCCTTCTCCCGCAGAGTCGTGGCCTGGGAGACCTCCGCCCGCGCGGACGCCGACCTGGTCCTCACCTCGCTCGAGTACGCACTGGCCAGCCGCGAGGTCGCCCCTGGCGAACTCGTCCACCATGCCGATCACGGCACGCAATACACGTCTATCAAGCTCACAACCCGCCTGGTCAGAGCAGGTGTTCAAGCGTCCATGGGCTCGGTCGGCGACTCCTTCGACAATGCCCTGGCGGAGAACCTGTGGATGCTGATCAAGACCGAGTGCATCCGCGGACGGACCTTCGACACCAGAGCCGAGGCGAACCTCGCGCTCTTCGAGTACATCGACGGCTTCTATAACCCCCGCCGCATCCAGAAGCGCCTCGGCTACCTCAGCCCCATCGAGTTCGAGGAGAAGCACTACGCCGACCAGGCAGCGGCCGAACAAGTGAACCTGAAACCACGTCAACCCGCCCTGACCTGCTAG